Below is a genomic region from Falco naumanni isolate bFalNau1 chromosome 2, bFalNau1.pat, whole genome shotgun sequence.
CTGTAACCCGTTTAGAAAAGCTTATTGTATTGTTAGCAGGGTACAGACACGGTAGATGTACAAATCTGATACTGCCTTGCAGGTACATCAAAAAGGAGCAGTGTGACATGTACTTTCATGATGCACTTGAGACTTGGAAATCATTCCTTGtttccaaatggaaaagcaTCATTTCTTTCCATGACTTACAGTTTTACTAACTCAAAAGAGCTCAGTGCTTCTAGATCTTTCTAATAAAGATTAAGGAGTACCCTACAGACAGCTTCATGCTTCAGCATGATGAggaacttttttctcttttgaaggTTCTCAGAGATTTTGCATAAAGCAAAAATCAGACtgctaaaaaaaatccactctgATTCTCAGTCAACGGGTTACACTAATAAGCTCATATCTCCATATATTAACAGTATTTAGAGTATAAGGACCATTACAATGTCTTTTCTGCGAGGAATATTATCAGTTCACTGCAAGGCTGAATTAATCATTAAGATccattctgcatttttatagGTGGTCCTCAGAAGCCTACTAAGATAATCTTTTTAGTCATACAATCTCTGCAGTAGCATTATCTATTCCATTAATAATCATCAGGTACAACAcaacaggtttaaaaaaagtctcttgcttctggaaagcaaaagcagcctttaagtaacactttaaaaaaaaaaaaaaaatcacttactCGCTCCTGGTTTTTTCTGATCCAGTTCTTTTCCAGGAGAAGAATAAGGTGGCAGtattatattttgttctttaaaaatcagtggaGTTGATGCCAGCTGACTGTAGGTAGGTTTTGCCCTTGGAGTTTTAAAAGATGTTGGATCAAGCCAGCCAAAGGGACCATCAAGCTCTCCCAACAATTTAGGCTCATATGGAGGTGCTTCTGCGCTGAGCTCTTCAAACCAGTTGAGACTGATAGGCCCTAAGtctatgaagaaaaacataaagaaaaacaagtgaaaaaagaaaaaaaggatccTCCATGCAGGATGTGGAAATACATTAGGCATTTAAATACTAGCAGCAAAATCCCACTGATCATTCCATTGTcatacttctgtttattttgtttctaggCAGCTTTGAACTCTTGATACCCGAGTACAAAATAATGCCTGCCCAAGTTCTCAGACCATTAACAAAACTAACCAAAGAGCAGATAAATATCCAGTTTgtttacaatgaaaaatatactTCCGACTTTTAGTTTATCTCTTGTTCTACTCAGACTACCAAGTTAAACAGGTTCCTTTTGATATCAACAAATGATACTACTACAGGTGCATCTGGCAAAAGACCAAACCCAGGCTGCATGTGGGTACATTAAGGAGGCCACAGCTAAAAAGCAAgtacaaaaaaagtaattgagtacacatgatgaaaaaaagctacaaataGAAATTTCAAGAAACATATACTAGCAAATACAGATTTGGGGCAAGAGGAGCAGCTAACCAGCTATGCTAACCGGCATAATGCTTTTCTATGGAATATACAGCAGATGTGTACAAAATATTAATGTCAAGAAAATAAGCTTAATAAGAGTTATTTACTATAGAGAAGCTGTACCTGATTCACTGCAACGTgccttaaatatttcaaagaaagttGGTCTTTCCACAGGTTTGCaagccattttcttttcagaacattACTGGAACAGTTGCtgaaaaacctgagaaaaaataaggaattacTTCATACAGTGCTATTCTAATGTCACAGGGCTGCAAGTCTTCAGCCtgctttcctgcatttcttGGTAGGTGTGTTGTAACCCAACCTATTCAGGTTTAGGACTGATGCATTTAAACACTGCCAACGATGAACTTGGTATGAAAACAACAGACAAGAAAAGCATAAGGAGTCATATCAGAGACAATAAAAAACCTCAGTGAATACAGGTGAAAATCAAAATGGAACCAACAGAAGACTTTTGAGGTATTTtaagcacaaataaaaaaaatctacactCCCTAATATATGTTAGAATAGAACGTATGCTATTACATACAAACTCCTACAACCATTATAACTTATGTGCCAAGAATTTGATTAAGTTGCTTTCAAGTGGAGCAGACATTGCCAGTTTCACAGTTCTATTAAAAAACAGGCATAAAGGAGACTCACAGAAACTTCCCTGTTTATTTTAGTACATATCTTGTTTCCACAGTAAAATGTTTCCCACGAGATGGATGTTTTACACACGATGCCTTGCCAAAAAAAACGGTAAAGGCaggcataagaaaaaaagaaaatagataaaGAGTACCCAAGCCAGAAAGCCAAGCAATTTAAAATTGCCtcaaaagtgcattttaaaaggcGAAGCGACCCATGCACGCTGCTTCCCGCTAGAGAACGCTCCCGCCGGGCACCCACGCACACACAGGGCCTGTGCAGCCGCCACCGGGTCACGGGCAGGTGCGTCAGAGACCGGGCCCCGTCCGCCGCggccccccagccaggctgtgagGGAACAGGCggctgtgggagggaccccccCAGCGGGGTTAAATCCCCAGAGGGCAGCAGGGACCCCCCATCACACATACCCCGGCGAAGGGGCAGTTCCCGGGGCAGGGCCGAGCCACACGCGGGGCCCTTACCTCCCGCTGGCCCCTcaggcggcgcggcggccgcaGCATCGCCTCAGGCGGTaggggcgggggcgcggcccCACCGCACAGCGCGCTCCCGCCGCCACCCCGTTCAAAGCTTGGCGCCAAGGCACCGGGAGCACCCGCCGTTCCCGCCTTCCTCCGCCTCCGACGTCACGGGAAGGAGGCGGGGCCGGGCAGCAGCGGGCGGAGGGGGCGGGGCTCTCGCGATAGGGAAGGAGAGTATCGCGAGGCGTGAGGCAGCCGCTGGTCTTTATTCGTCGGTGGGAAATGGGGCGTCGCATTCAGGGTGGGCGGGCGCCGTGTTGGTAGTTAGCGCTGAGGTGCCGGGCAAAGGCTGCCGGGGCCCCACCGCGGGCTGCGGGCGGCGCCACCGCCTGTCTTTGTAGGCCCTGCCACCTGAAGCGGTTATGGTTGTTGACGTTATAACAGAGAGACTATTATTATCCTCTACATACACGTGTGTTCCCTTTTAGGCTCCTGAGAAATGCTTAGCCTCAGCAATGACTCCAAAGGAACTCCAGCTTGGGTGGAAAATGCTTCCGATCATCCATTGAGTTAAGACATCATTTATTTTAGCCAGATGTTCATCTACCCTTGAAGGGGATTTCTTCCTACCATTCCATACCACTCCTTACTTTACACGGTTCTATCACCTGCTTACTCACCTGTCACCTTCTTCGCCATCTCATCATGTTACAGATTTGCTGATGGTTCGAATTCATtaactttatttgattttataaaatcactttaatagaaatatagaggaataagaaatatatttgattGAAACTAGTAGTTGCATaacaaaagctgctatgaaatcctctgtacagccctgtaccaaggccaAGAACTGAGAGCAACCAAATGAAACAACAcgtagttacctgccaagaaatcgTGAACTTTAATTATTGATATAAAGAAACTGTATGGAATAGGGACAATAAGTTAAGTGTAAATATATTACTCAAAGAATGAAGGTATAGTAATTAGGTCATGTAACCatagtttgaaagaaataattaatgaaataactaaTGAAAGGAGGAGTCTGTTTCTCTAACTTTCTCTAACAAGGGGCCTGTTTATAAGTTATCTAGAGGGAGCgactaaaagaaacagaagaaacagatggtCGACAAGGACATAAATTAGCTCAGAccgataagaacactgcaaacttGCAAGACCATCGCATACCaggcaaaaggtgaaaagtacaccacgaggaagacctacagccttccttCCAAAGACCACTGGCCACGTCCCggagacccctgcccacaattcTTGGAAGATTTTGCGCAAGCGCGAAGGAttgataagctaattaacatacgaagcgagagtatgttaatgattttcgggaaatactatgtttatgcatgaatacttaatgaatatgtatggATACGTTCTATATGAAGTGTATGATTTTGAAgcctggtgtgcgttgatcgtgagaggactcactcatgcacccggccgtcaataaagaagtgtctgcttatctacatcacattggtgttggGAAATttttcattccgagatttcggtaacaatCATACAACAGTTTTTACATGTCCCTCCTCCTTCATACAGACTTCTAATCCTGCAGGCTCTGGGAAGCTGCAGTAACTGCTCCTTCCCAAAGCACTTTCGAGGAAAACAAACTGTTGTTTTAAATGATTGCATGTAGCTTCCAATTTAATCCCCATTCCCCTCCCAATGCACCCTAACAATTTACTCCTTATGCTGCAACACTGCAGCCCTAAATTTTAACTCTGTCATCTCTATACgctgttttgctttgggatGATGCTGACAGTGCTTTGAAAACCCAAACATAATGTGGAGCCTTGAGCCATCTTTCGTTTAGCTATGATGGATGGACGGATGTGTGTTTCCTGAACCTTAACCTCTTTCTGttccataaaaattttcttactgatttatttcaggCACCTGAAAGGATGTTTCTCAAATACACTGTGGATTTTTAGAGACATCATCCCTACCAGCTCTTCTCTAGCCCCTGTCTTGTTGGCCCACTGAATTTTATAATGCAGTGCTTTTATAAAGGTGGTGAGGAGTCAGGCAAAGAGATTATTTCACATCACAGCAGGTCTAGGGATTTGGGGATTCTGCAGTCTCTGAAGACCCCCTTATACAGTTTCAATGATTTAATTATATGATTTTTAACTATATTACTTTAGAATTGAACTAAAGTGATGTAATTATGGAAGAACAACTATTAGTCTAATATGTAAGTGCTTGTAAAATAGCTAAAATTTTATTACACAAGTATTAAGCCACTTTTCCTTGTTTAACTGTTTTCCCTCCAGAGTGTTGTACAAACTGAAGTATATTCCATCTTTTCCTAAACCAATCCAGCTGATAGGAAAAACTGCATGTGGACAATCCTCAAGTAACAGAAGCAATAGGGATGCTTAGACATTTTAATATGAATAAAGACTTCTTTTCAGAGACTTAATTGCCTGCATTCTTTGCTCAGTTGTCTGTGGGGTATCCAGTTTATCTAGGCTTTGTTAGTTTCCCAGCCCCCCATTTCCTTAGTTTCCCAACCCcccatttccttcttttaagaCCATGAACAGAAGGTGTTGTGGGCAAGCAGGCTTCTTCTCACTCTGAAAGCCACCGTTGTCCCAGCTATGGCTGAATTAGATCTATTCATCTTTACAGGGTCTTGCAGAGGCGTGCTGCTTTTTGAGCACCGATTACTTCTCAGGGCTTACACAGCTCTATCAAGACTGTCACTGATTTACAGCTACATGAACTGAGGCTTTATCCATCCCTGGATTTGTTATTGGAGCTTGTAGCCCTGTGGCTGCATTTCCTACCTGAAATGGCAGGCGAAGGCCTTGATGGGCAGCGACAGTCGGCGCTTTGCACAGCTGCAGGCCAGCTCGGTGCAGGCCCTGATCTGCGAAGATCTTaatgagggaaggaagggaaatcCTGTATGTGATGGTCAGAACAGGGGCTTCTTGCTCTTCCTGTCAGGGCTTCCTACACCTACTGCTTGGAAACACATTAACCCCCGCCTCAGCTCAGCCCCCAGGACAAgctctgggagcagggctgggggcaggccTGCCTGCAGTCCTCCCTTTGCAATCAaccctccagctgccccagctaGCCCCACTAGGCTGGGGCCAATTTCCTCATCAATTAGCAACAATtagcagcagctctccagatAAGAATAAAGCAGCCTGGGGAGGCAACTGGGGCTGACTTTTCTGTAGCTGTGATCATGGAGGGCTTTGTCTATCCCCGCTTTGGCATGTACCAGAGCTTCAGGGGTAACCTCACGCCAAGCCACAGCAGGGGCCTAATGGGGAAACAGCCCAACTGGAAGCAGACCAAAAGCAGTGGCATTAGCCCCTTCCTCGGGGCACCCCTCAGCCCGCTCCCCTCTGACTGCCTGGGCAGCTACCGACCAGCCCTGCTGTCACAGGTGAGCCCCAAGCTGCACCAGGCTGACACCAAGGAGGTGGGTGTGCAGGTAAACCTGCAGGCTGATGCTGCCGTGCAGTGCTCGCTGGAGCTGCACGTGCTGCCCGTCAGCTGCCCCCACGGCCCCGCTGCCCTCTGCGCCCCAGGGTGCCTTGCCCTCTACTCACCCTTGCGGGACTGCTGCCTCTTCATGCTGCCTGAGGCCGCCAGGCCCCAGGAGAAGGGAGAGTCATCTGAAAAGACCTCTGAGGAGCAGAAGGTGAAGGATGGTGGCAGGGAGCGGCAGGTGGGCcaagcagaggctgctgtgcCGAGGGAGAAGGCAGTGGAGGTGCCAGTGGAGGAGGCCGCGGCCCCCAGACGACAGACTGCCTTCCAGGTGTGtggccctggggctggagcccacccagggcaggaggggtggggggtgaacCACAAAGCCAGCCCAGGGAATATCCTTCCCGGTGtaaggagggagctgggccagGTGCTCCTGTGGTGCTGGAGGCTGCTCAGTGAACTTTCTCTCTGCAGTTTCTGGAGCAGAAGTATGGCTATTTCCACTGTAAAGACTGCAATACCAGATGGGAGAGTGCCTACGTGTGGTGCATTTCTGGAAGCAACAAGGTATTTAGCAAGTAATTTATTGCTCCTGAGATTAAGAATGGCACCAAATCTGCCACAAATCAAGATGTTTTGGCACAAATTTAGGTACCTGTACTGAACACCCCAAGTAAGTCTCTGTAGTAACTGAGAACTTGCTTTTTTCAGGTATACTTCAAGCAGCTCTGTCGCAGATGCCAAAAGGGCTTGAATCCCTATCGAGTGGAAGCAATCCGGTGCCAGGTAAGTTGCTTTTCTATATCCTGGTAAGACTGCTGGAGTTTGTCATATACTCTAATAGTTTACAGTTGCTGAATTCAATACTGACTTTGTGGAAGAGAACTTGCTTTCATCAAAGTACTGGGAAGTGTTATTTGGGAAAGGTGCAACAAGCTAGGATTCTCCTGCTCATGGCTCTACATGAATGGTTCTCTGTTCATGCAGTGTTATGCCTAGCTACAAGTAGTAGGGTATGGTTTTGTGCTTCTAGGTGAGAAGGCTCTTACAGCTTAACTCCACAGGGTTTTTACCACAAGAGCTCTTTCAAGTGCATCAGCCCAAATGTGTTGCTGTGATTAAGGAAAACTAAATGTCAGTTTAACATGAAGTGTGAGCACCTTTGATCTACTActaataaaatgtcttttttctaaAGACCTGTTCAAAGACTTGTTGTTCCTGCCCTTGGAAGAAAAGACATGTTGATATCAAGAAGCCTCATCGCCAAGAGCTCTGCGGCCGTTGCAAAGGCAAGAGGCTGTCCTGTGGCAACACTTACAGCTTCAAATACATTGTCTGATCACTGTGCCCTCTTCTGTTCGTGCTTTGCACTCTGTGAATCTCTTGCAATGTTTTGACTTTAGGCTTTTGACCTCGCATTGGATAATGGATAAAGacttttgtattatttatagAATATATAATGGGTAAAGacttttgtattatttatgaAGTGTATAACTTAATTGAACTTTACTCACAGCATATGTACAATAAACATTTGCACTACTTTGCTACCCCTTAG
It encodes:
- the ZAR1L gene encoding ZAR1-like protein, encoding MEGFVYPRFGMYQSFRGNLTPSHSRGLMGKQPNWKQTKSSGISPFLGAPLSPLPSDCLGSYRPALLSQVSPKLHQADTKEVGVQVNLQADAAVQCSLELHVLPVSCPHGPAALCAPGCLALYSPLRDCCLFMLPEAARPQEKGESSEKTSEEQKVKDGGRERQVGQAEAAVPREKAVEVPVEEAAAPRRQTAFQFLEQKYGYFHCKDCNTRWESAYVWCISGSNKVYFKQLCRRCQKGLNPYRVEAIRCQTCSKTCCSCPWKKRHVDIKKPHRQELCGRCKGKRLSCGNTYSFKYIV